From the genome of Miscanthus floridulus cultivar M001 chromosome 10, ASM1932011v1, whole genome shotgun sequence, one region includes:
- the LOC136486611 gene encoding shewanella-like protein phosphatase 2 produces MAAAWSPSVPACGDLPAAVSAFADAFVDFAVSGIFFPSSSSSAPPAPTSPTTFLPSPSRLVAIGDLHGDLPKSLSALRLAGLVPPSSSPDSSPSSSAASWAAGPTLAVQLGDILDRGGDELRLLYLLRRLALSAEARGGAFLPILGNHEVMNVSGDFRFATLQGLQEFSAWAGWYRAGLAIKRRCGEHLDPQPRNPFLGVPKSFPGVKPEFWDGMRSRLAALRPDGPIARRFLADLPTVLVVGDSVFVHGGLLEANVEYGLERINAEVSEWIRGEGGNNGRAPEYVRGRDAVVWLRRFSDGFHCDCKRLEGVLEMIPGARRMVMGHTIQTVGINAVCSAQAVRVDVGLSRGCGNGLPEVLEINAGGTEVRVITTPPSEAWMYRKQEVEKAAAVVTEKTGEVKDGLALLVRESHGLKEVGVKA; encoded by the coding sequence ATGGCGGCGGCCTGGTCCCCCTCCGTCCCCGCCTGCGGCGACCTCCCGGCCGCCGTATCCGCCTTCGCCGACGCCTTCGTGGACTTCGCCGTGTCCGGCATCTTCttcccgtcctcctcctcctcggccccTCCTGCCCCGACGTCCCCGACCACGTTCCTCCCGTCCCCGTCCCGTCTTGTCGCCATCGGAGACCTCCACGGGGACCTCCCCAAGTCCCTCTCCGCTCTCCGCCTCGCCGGCCTCGTGCCCCCGTCCAGCAGCCCCGACTCCTCCCcatcctcctccgccgcctcatGGGCCGCGGGGCCCACCCTCGCCGTCCAGCTCGGCGACATCCTCGACCGCGGCGGGGACGAGCTccgcctcctctacctcctccgccgcctcgcGCTCTCCGCCGAGGCCCGCGGCGGCGCGTTCCTCCCCATCCTCGGCAACCACGAGGTCATGAACGTCTCGGGCGACTTCCGCTTCGCCACGCTGCAGGGCCTCCAGGAGTTCTCCGCCTGGGCCGGGTGGTACCGCGCGGGGCTCGCCATCAAGCGCCGCTGCGGCGAGCACCTCGACCCGCAGCCCAGGAACCCTTTCCTCGGCGTGCCCAAGTCCTTCCCCGGCGTCAAGCCGGAGTTCTGGGACGGGATGCGGTCCCGCCTCGCCGCACTCCGGCCCGACGGGCCCATTGCGCGCCGGTTCCTGGCCGACCTCCCGACCGTGCTTGTGGTGGGCGACTCGGTGTTTGTCCATGGGGGACTCCTCGAGGCCAACGTCGAGTACGGCCTGGAGCGGATCAATGCGGAGGTCAGCGAGTGGATCCGCGGCGAGGGTGGCAACAATGGCAGGGCGCCCGAGTATGTGCGAGGCCGGGACGCCGTGGTCTGGCTCAGGAGGTTCTCGGACGGCTTCCATTGCGACTGCAAGAGGCTTGAGGGGGTGCTTGAGATGATCCCTGGTGCCAGGAGAATGGTGATGGGTCACACAATTCAGACAGTGGGGATCAATGCAGTGTGTAGCGCACAGGCGGTGAGGGTCGATGTGGGGCTGTCGAGGGGGTGCGGGAACGGACTGCCGGAGGTGCTTGAGATCAATGCTGGCGGCACTGAAGTCAGGGTGATCACGACACCTCCCTCAGAGGCCTGGATGTATAGGAAGCAAGAGGTGGAGAAGGCTGCTGCAGTGGTCACGGAGAAGACTGGTGAGGTGAAGGATGGGCTTGCGTTGCTGGTAAGAGAGAGCCACGGTTTGAAAGAGGTAGGAGTTAAGGCTTAA